The Hippoglossus stenolepis isolate QCI-W04-F060 chromosome 12, HSTE1.2, whole genome shotgun sequence genome segment GAGTGGTATCTCAGATGTAACGCTACCTATGATGGGGTGaagatatataaaaaacaaaagaaagcagctggattgtgttttcatgaatgATGATTATACTTTTAATTATGAACAACCGTTTTCTGGGTTACAGATATTGCAGAGTATTTGAACAAAGCATTGATTTTGATCTTCATGAGCACAACTAACACGACCCTAGTACTGTTTGAACTGCTCCTTTAATGCAGAGGACATATCATACTATAAATAATACACTCACATTTTTGCCAAAACACTCATATTAGACTTGTTAATTGTGTCTGAGAAACAAAACCTATTCAAGGACGGATTCATCAACTAATGAGTAGCTTAGTCCAAGTATCTCTGTTGTTCTCTAGCTGTTCAGTTGCTGTTTCTCGTGTATTCTGTTCCCTGTGTTCCTACTGGTATTATCCACCATGAAAACAATTGACCCAGCACTACATTCCATTCACGGAATTGTTTTTAAGCCTGTATTTTTGCTCTTATGGAGCCGTCATGCTAGAGAgttgtgtttaaaatatgttttgtgtcaAAATAAATGGGAGTTATTTTGGCTTGGAGTGAGTCCCCCTTTAGGTGCATATAGATGtatttttgcttgtttgctctaaacacattcacatactTCTCACCAAGAAACCAGAACATTACTGGAGTTTCATTTTTTCAGTGAATTGATTTCTTTGTGGTGATTCTTCCCATgtggtcattttttaaatgcttcaaCACTAAAATGAACAATGTAAATTCATTGTGcattgtaaaatgtataatgaataaaaataggCTTTTTAAGGTGTTGTGCGATTtatattaacttttttaaataaaataatttcaatttgTCTAAAATCCatcttttgattttaaatttagaataaagaaaaacaaaggattACAAATTGCATTACACTgattatttttgccttttttttttaaagaataaagagTTTTGTGAAATTACACagttgtaaatatgaatttaggtaaaatgctgaaaagaaaaaataccgCACCATATGGAAAATTGCTCCTGTAAATAATACTTATATAATATGGCAGTGAATCTTCACACTGACATAATGTTTAAAGTCAGGGTtaagtttttgaaaatgtattaaacattttaataaaaatgagtGTAAAGATACAGAAAGATCTGCATCTGTGtgtcactcattcatttaattcagtgtttcaaagaataaacaaatgaatgagtGCAATGAACAAATTTCCACCCAAATATGCAAGTCTACATTCTatctttttataaaatatttgttcGTTTACATCATAATAATAAGGTGGTTAACAATAGTTAGCAAGTTGTCTTTTATTCCTTCCTATGGTGTCTCAAATCTCCCCATGAGGTTACACAATATCCCCAATAAAGATGTACACTAAAATAGATTAACACATCATTAAATTAGATGTTTATTATaacatatattacatatatatgttGTAATATCCCCACATTGTAGTAACTTGTTCTATTGTATATTTGAGGTTATCAGGTATTAGTGatgcacattttaataatgattCATATGTGTCTCCTTAGTTTACTGGTCTCTACAGTGAAACTTACCTGGAGGATATCGATATaggatttcattcatttaaatttaaatttatcATCAGGTGAATTCGGCCCTTTTTCGTAAAAGCAGTTTGTCTTGAGCAGCTCGTTGAAAGTCACTTCGGACTCCAAGCCGGTAGGAGGCGGTAGAGCACTCTTCGCTGTGTGCCGGTGGCAGCACAGGGATGAGCGGTGAAGACGCTTAAAGAAGAACAACAGTGTCATGGCTTCTGAGGATCTGCAGGCGCCACGTTATGAGTTTGTTAATGAGAAAATATGAAACGagtgtttgtagttttaatgATCACAGTGAACAGGAAGTTCAAACCACCTACAAGTTTCTATGTCCGTTTGAAAAcacagcggagagagagagagagagcgagagcgagagagagagagagagagagagaatgcgCACAACAGAGACACGTGTGTAGTACAGTAtggtacagtacagtacaatgCAGTATCGTAAATTACAGTGTAGTACAGTACAATGCAGTATCGCAAATTACAGTGTAGTACAGTATGCTACAGTGCAGTACAATAAAGTACAGTACATTGCAGTATAGTGAATGACAGTCTAGTACAGTACATTACAGTGCAGTGtaatacagtacagtacattaTAGTACAGTGCAGTACTGTAGTTCATTGTGCACTTGTACGAGCATTTACCCAAAAGAATTACGTATTTTACTTGCACTATTCAggagtttttctgttttatattatttatattattattataaactcaTACTCCATTACATTTTAGAGGAAAACATGTCTCACTCCACTAAAGAGTATGTGACCTATTTCACAAATTAAACGGACCAATTTGTACAGTATGGTGTGGTGTTATTGATTAAGCTACTCATTTGTTAGATTAGCTTGACCTAAACAAGCTACAACAAGGCAATGCTGCTTACACCAATAATATTGATCTAGTTCTGCATATGagtatttttgctttaattaCCTTGAGTAAATTTTCTTGCCTTAGTAAAATTATGAATATACTTTTCTCTGTAACTGAGTATTTTTAGTATTTCTACTCTGCTACTAAAGTAAGTGAGGATCTTTACAAAACTACCCAAGCTCTGTCAGGTACATTTTAGAATGGATTCACATCTTTATGTCTGGGGTAGTTgttctgaaaatgtaaacaggTCCTCCTGCAGGATTTCTTCATATTTGCAGCATATTGAGTAGACAAGACGTTTCATTTGATAATTGAGAGATTAATCAAAAGGTTAATctgtaaagaaaataattgttcCTCCTGTTTGTGGCTCCGGATTCTGGATCATTAATGCCAGAGGATGATCTGTCTGTAATGATGGGGGACTCTccaaatttaaatacaaaatacaaactttatattcacaaatcttTCCTTCAGGCCGTCTAAGGTCTATAACACATTTAACACTATGTTGCTCCTTAaggcagacagaaagaaaaagaaaaaggacttTAAATTAGTTTTCAACATTACAGTGGAGGTTTTCCACTGATCTTTAGTCTTTAATATCAAATATCTACAAATGGTTCAAAACAAAGTgctaatataaaacaaaataactgaTTGTATAATTTGATTGCATATGAATGGATTTGTTGTTTCCCCATGAATCTTTGCAGAACCGTCAGGTTGCATGGAGAGTCAGTCACGTCCTGCCTCAGATGTCACTCTGGACACATGGctttatgttgttgtttgtcttaTTCAGAAAGGAATTGTTTCCTAAATGGCTGTTTTACAGCATTAAGTAGATCTTCCTCCTGGATCTCTGTACTTTGCTTTATTCATTTGACTCTCTGCCTTCACACGCTTTCAGgcctgctgcagagaaacacactgcaTGACACTGCCACAGTGATACTGCCTGATCAGTTTGTAAAGTTGCTGCAGGCCTTAAGGTAGCCAGCTACACAAGTGTCTATCTCTCCTGCTCAAGGCAGATTTACAACAGTGCTATTTGATTTACGTATTTCAAGGGATATTCACTTCCCTGGAAATTATTCCCACAGCTGATACTTTCACGAGTCCCTGTCATGTAACAGTAGAATCTTCATTTGAGAATACACACTCGAGCCGTACAGATAGAGGAATTAAAATCTTCTCATACACACATGTGACCTCCATTCAGGTTAATTATGTGACATCCAAAAACAATCGGCTACACTGGTgattatttgaatttataaagAGTGGATGGCCgtgaatgtatttatatttttgctgtTAAATCTTAGtattacagattttatttttatatttcaatttaaGTTAAGTGAGGACTTTTGTGTCTGTTTACTTGTATggaacaataacaataaattcaCTTTGTCAATATTGGAAAACAAAAGTTGACAAAACTGCTTTTGAATAGTTTTATGTATTATCAGTAACtctttataaataattaatgattaAAAATGGGTGGGGACACATCGTTGCTTGAGCTTTTACCCTGTACGATGATTATTGTGTGTAGCTTTTGTATGGTCACCGTGGTGTTGACTGAACCGCTGCTTTATGcttcttaaaatatataaaatatatatatttaagtctcacacttttctttctttttaagttAATTAAGACACACGAGCTCGtttcccagcagcagcctggctCCTGCTCAGCAACGCGGTTGCCGGGCAACGCGGAAGTTTTCAGGTGGAGATTCCCTGATACTTGAATCAGCACATGGGAAACAGGTGCGTGTCTGCTCGGTGTATTTGAACCGGGCGTTGAACGTGGATCCTGTCactcagagagaaacaaccgggactctccacctcctcctccttcttctccttcactcgAAGAAGCAACTCGCTGCGTTTTGAGATGTTCGCCTTGTTTTGTATCGTTGTTTTCGCTTCTTCCGGTCGCGTCCTCCCCGCCGCCGGACGACTCATGCCCGGTCAGCCTCACGCGGTGCCGACGAACGGGACCAAGGTTTTGGCGGCGGCGCGGTTCGCCGTGTTCGAATTCAACAGAGTCAACGCAGAGGAACAGTTTGAAATCGTGAACATCACATCGGCCAAAATTCAGGTAAGACCTCAGCCCGTTAGCATCAAGCTAATCATACAATTTTAAAACCCTTAAATAAAAGCAGTTTAACTCGTCGTGCTTGTGCCCTGCAGGTGGTCGCGGGTATAAACTACATCCTGGAAGTGCAGCTGGGAAGCAGAACGTGCAGGAGAAACGGCACTCGGACCCTCTGGGAACCATGTGATCTGTCCTCCAAGGCAAGTTCAACGTTTCAGCAGGTGCACAACACAAGGAACTCGCACAAGTCTCCTACAGTTGTGCATGTTCTCTGTCCCAGTGCTTTTTTATCATGTGGAGTAATTAAAGGAtttgcccctttttttttttattgcagagACTTCAGTGCAAGTTTGTCGTCACAGAAATCCCGTGGAAAGATTCCCGTGAACTCACTACGAAGAAGTGTCGCTCGCCTGCATGATGCCTGATGTCCTGAAGTGTTGCCAAGTAAACGGTTGTTATCGAGCTGTGTCTGATTGTGTTGTTCATCTCAAATTTCAGGCGCCGTGCCTCTCCTTACACCCTGAATTTATAATGGCATGTTCACAAACCACTGATTTCCATTGGCTCCCAGCTCTGCCACTTGTTCTAACACTGAGTTGAATAAGTTCAGTGACCTGCACGCACTCTGCTTTGTTTAGGGCGAAAAATGGCATAATTATTCCAGTGAGTGACCAGGGCAGCTTTACTGTGCCTcatctctcagtgtgtgtcctggCAGCTGTAAGGCTCCGGTTGCGTGTCAAGCTCGGTCAGACACATGGCCGCTAAACGGAGACGAGGCTATACACCTCAACTCTGCCACCGCGGTCTCCAGAAGGGCTCTTGTATGGAGGATTACAGGCATTTTCAGATTACTGCTCAGCAAGACCAAACGGTCTGCGGCTCTGACCCCCTTTCGAACAGGGAGAAATAAACAGCTCACTGATGTGCCAATAAAGGCACACGGgggggaaaatgtcaaatattgtACGGGGATGTGTCTGTTTGGGGAAAGAGTGTGAGCGGATGGGTGCTTCTCTAACTTGGCCACATTCTGACCTACCTCCTTTttgagagagaatgaaaaccTGGATTAGTGACTGATAAAATGTGTCCTTCAATATCATCATAATAAGGGATATTCATGAAGGGGCGTGTGCATGGGCAAAAGTGGCTGTGTGTTTGCCTTTGATTACAGTAAACAGAGTGGATAAGCgccacacatgtacacacacaccctctcacaCCGCCCATAATGTCCTTAATCATGGATGTCTTAATCAAACCAGGCAAAACATAAAGAATTGGCTGGCACTGTGGATTAGGTTAGGAATGTGGGGGAAGGGGGATGCTCCTTAATGTGGGATGACTGACTGCGGAGCCAGGAGTATGCCCTGTCCATCTGCCATGCtactcacccacccacccacccactgaCACACTAACAGGTGCGTGCGCGCAGATACACGtgtcctttttaattttttttgtgcacGCGCTTCAAATACTCCACCCTGCACTCTGGCCCTACCCCTGTCCTCACTTAGCCTGGGCAGCAGATGGTGAGGGGTAAGGCTTGaagcccccccctctccactcCAAGCCACCAACCCACCATCAACccctatttttttatttcccccccctcgAACACCACCCCACCcgtctttgtgttgttgaagAGCCTGAGTGTTGAAAGGCGAAACCCCAGcttgtctccccccccctccaacaAATCCTTGGCTGGCTGCCATTGGCGGGACTCAGTCAGGTGTCCTAATGCTTCAGTTAGGGGAGGAAACGCTGGTTAATCTGCCCATCGCGTGCCACCGGCCATGGCCTGGCCTCTTTGTGTCTGGCACCCCTCTGATCAGTCCCTCCACCCCTTCATCTGTCTTCCCCCCTTCTCGTCCAACCCAGTTTCTCTACTCCAAGACGGTGTCATCCTTTCTTAAAGATCAACCCCTCTTCCTTTCGGGACGTGCATTAACTACGTTCTTTACTGGACAAATCCAATAGTTTTGACAGTTGCACTACATCATGTCACTTATTTGTCCTGTCAGACCaatttttttagttttagtaAGTGCTGACTCATCACAGGTATACGGTACACTAGCAATGCACTATACGGGAAACATGTTGCAAGTGACTATTACACTGTTCCTTCTTTATAacttctctgctgcttcacaccTATTGTTTGGCTTTTCAATATAAACCCTGAGTTAAGATGTAGAACTCCAACCATTATTGCACTTTATAGCTTGTGTTCTTCATGCTCACTGGCCTCTTTTTCAATAATGTAGGACAAGTATTTAAAAGTAGCTTCTAATGGAATACTTGATCTGCAACCAAAATTGCTGCTAAATGAATCAAAGTACGAACACACCAATGTACTTTAAGATTTCTCTGAAATccacaattaaaaatgttaaatatcttATTATTGAACTCTAGTTTTCTGAATCTTTTCTATTGTCCATAATACACCATCACATAGACTTTTAGCCATCTCATTATGCAGAGGCAGCATCACCTCCAGCAAGGTGCACCGCTCTGATTACGATAAATGATGCTTGGATGCTGCTCGGAGCAGGTTGATATGGTACGGTTGCGTAACCATAGGGGTCATTACCATTTGACCCCTGCTGACCTTGTTTTTGATTGACCCCTTCGCTTGGTCAATGCTTCAGAGCACCTGCAGGAGTATAAGGTCAGAGTTCAAAGTATCCTCAGCTGTGCTGTCATGGAAACGGCTGCTTTTCCCCTCTCGGGGTCAGTTTCAATCTAAGGACAGTGGGTCATTGAGGTTCAGTTGTGGTTTTTGTGTTACAATTTGGGGAGGTTTGGTATTTACtcatttttaaaacaccaatgattttttaatttttttttagctaTAGTGAAATTTAAGATACTGATAATATTtctgaaatattgaaatacagATGTACGTGATACGTTCCTGTTGTACTGATGCTGCCTGGTTGGTTTGCAAATAATGTGGCTTCAAATTTACCCTGGAGccctatttcttttttttgaacTGCTGGTTACATTTTACTGAGTCGTTCTTTGTGTTTCACCTGCTCCTTCTACATTTGACATGTCTTCTTGGGGTTTCCATCACGTGTGTTCTGTACAGGAAAGCACACATGCCCTTCTTCAGTGTTGTGACCGAAGCCTCAGCGTCCGCCATGGTGGTCAGTCGAAACACACCCGTGGCTTATTTTTTcgcacttcctgtttgtggcCGTTGGGAAGGGTTTCCTTGCAATCAGTGCTGCGAcgagggggaagggggggggggcaaaatCAATACTTTGAATGTAACGTGCAGCCAATGGAATAGGAGAATGATTTATGTAGGAATGGCTTCTCCCCGGATCAGATGGGATTTGTTTGGTGGCCAGATGAGTGGAcgggaggaggggtggtggcACAGCGACCCAGAGCAAGCAGAACTATAAaaggtggaggaaaaaaaaaaagtgtggtttgctgctgtttgatcGTGGCATTGCTCCGCTCCTCTTTTCCCGctgcccctctcctcctctcttttcctctctcaaaCACACCATGCTCTCTGACTGTCCCGCTTAATCTCGGGACTGTAGTATTACCAGACTAAAGACCGATGGGATACATGCTCCCACACGCACACCAGGACTTTAGCAGGTTGTGGACCACCAGCCCGAAACGGCATatgtccctctcctctccagatTAATGAGAGCATGTTAATATTACCGTACAGTAAGGGAGGAGGGGACGGGGCAAAGGGTTAGGGAGGGGTGGGAGGGTAGAGGGAGAGTGTAAGAGCCTCGCAGACGCACCAAGATTCAGAGGGAAGCACGAGGCGACAGGAacgagagggaaggagggaaaggagcAAGTcctggaaagagacagaaagatggaaGTGTGGAGGCGGGAAAGAGCGAGAGAAGCAAGGACATAACAACCatagaaaaaatgtgtttgctttATTGCAGTGGCCCCACCTACCCCTCCATCCTGTTAAGGAGGCACAGTCCTAAGGAGGAGGGGTAGGATCCCCTCCCTcagccactgacacacacactccctccctggctcacacacacacacactgtgcactgtGAGGGAGCAGTCGCTGAAGAGCTCTGGATAGACCATGCAAGGTTCTGCAGGTGTCCCACCCTTCTCTCCTCACACTGATGCTTCAGAAGGTACTATATcaatttgtttctctccttcctgctgttttccctCCTTattcttcttcagttttcttttgGGTTTTGCGCTTTCTCCTTCATCGCTTGGAAGATTTCCTCTCTTCATGTGTCCGTGAGCCTCTGCTgctaatgtgtttgtgtgacactgAATGCATGCTTGTATGGTTGTTTACCAGCTCTACTGTAGTCACAGCTCAGACAACTTTAGCAGAGTGGATTCTATTGGCTGCATGTGTTTGagcctgatttttattttatgatccTGTAATACCCTTTTCAAAACTACTTTAATAGGGGTCAGGGCTTCGGCTGCTTGTTGCATTATTTAATCgtacattttattatgtttattgGCGCTCAACTCTAAAGGTTAGAGGGAGACAAAGCGCATTATGTATGCCCTGTGTATACCCTCCATATGCGTATTCATGATGTTTGGGTCAAGCTTCCAGGCAAATCAAGTCGTAGAAATGCACAGCAGCATGTTTGCTGTAAAAGAGTATGTGCTTTTATTTACGGATAACAGAGTTGGAGATAAGCAAATGGAGAAAATTGGGATTTGTATTTAGTCCTTAATATTTTTCTCACTGCCCAGTATCGTTTGAACAGTAGCACAATTACAAAAACTGATCAGTAGAGTTGTGGGGAGGCTTTTCCCCACAAatttttcatttagcttttcATAAAAAGTAGTTTTGTGTGTCACAACACTATTTAAAGGCTAAACAACATGCTTTATTATCGAAATTGGAGAGTTGGCAGCAAAAATGGCTCGTAATccagtgtgtgcacgtgtgtgagggagaaagagaccACATGTCTTGTATGTAGTGTGCTGTATTGGCGAACACCCAATACACCCCTCCTCTGCTCGTACTAGAGTTGGAGGTACAGTGTAAAGAGGCACTCCTCTAATATATTACTAATGATATAGTCATTTTATTTCTATGTGCAAAAGAATCGTATAAGTTCtcttttattataattgtacattttacatatATTCCAAGTTATTTGAAATATCCGTTCAGCGTGATTATATTGGGATGACTAAGCTTAAATGCGGTTATTTTGCTGAGGTTTGGTTTGAGAATTTCGTAAATAAATGAGATTTGACAAATTTgtgctgcttttgtgtttttgaacaatGATCTTCTGCGAATGAGCATATCTTCCACCACGTTTTCAGGATAGGCCCCACTCATCAGCGTTATTCAACTTTAGTCCATGTTATTACGTCCCTGTTTGGAAAATTAAGTTTATCACCATTTGTTTAAACAGTCCTGATGAATAAGCTCTAAATCCATCCTGGTTCTCTTCCCCCCCCTTTTTATTTAGGCCTGTATTGACCTGTTAATAGTATTATCCACAGAGCGTGTGGCAGGGCCAGGGTCACATCCCTCTAGGGTTTGGATGGTCATCCACGCGGCCGCAGTTCGGCCAGCGAGCGACCAATAGGACCTGAGCTGTGGTCATCCCTCAATCTAGCCCCTTTCACAGCAGAGGTCACGTGAGTCAAAGGGTAATAAGTTTAACCCCTCGAGGAGCGAGGAGTCAGAGGTCACCAACCAGGCTATAGGGAGAAGGTTTGCATCATCAATCAGTGGCACTCCTGGTTATATCTGCGCATATCGATGACACAAACTCGTTTCTGCCAATCTCATTTGCATGGCTTGCCAAACACAAAGGGCAGCAATTATAGTCGTacaaatgtgaatgaaagtAGATTGTGATTGTGGAGGGGCTGCTAGTGTCAGTTTTATAAGCTCATACAAGATTTTCTAATCTCCTCCATTTTACAGGCCTTTAAATAAGATCCAGGTTAATGTCCACTTGAACAAATGATAACACTGCAGTCCGTTTTCCTCAAAATTACGAAAATATATTCTTCACAGGAATCATGTGTTctgatatatttatttctattagtGTCTTAAGACAATAGATAACATCTTTTAATATTCAACATTAATGAACCAATTTTTTCGAGACATTGGCTGTTAATCATGATTATAGCTCGTCAATAAAACCCTGCATCGAACAGAAAGGACTGAAAACAAGAGCTTCGTCTATATTTtggtctcttttcctgtcaGAAACAACATTAACAACCGTTTTACGATGACTTAATGTGAATGATTAATTAGAAAGGGTGtggcctcttttttttccccgtgcATTTCTACAATTTGCTCTTGTGCATTGCCACAGCCTCACAGGTATCCTCTTAATAATTATACAGTCTTCAAAGtggattttattaaaacaatgaTCCACGATGTTAGGTGGGCATTCTcctaaattctgctgcagacgAGCGAGTGTATCCCTCCTTGTAAATCTGAAATGGTGCTGTGctgatgtttcctcttcctggCTGATGTTAGCGATGTGTCAGCATTAAGCTAGGCCTGCCTGCTCGGCTGCTGGGGCCGTGGTGGCGACCAGCCCAGCCCAGCCTGGCCAAAAGCCAGACCAGACATGTCTTGGCATCAGGCGACAGAGACGCGACGGGATCAAGGATTGGGGGACATAAGTTCATACTGTATTCAgcattgattatccatgttctCCACAAAGTATAAAAAATCAGTATGTTCTGCACGATTTCTTAGTGATTAAagattttattcttgttttttttctgttttgatttaaCAGTGTAAAGATGACGGGAGCAAGAATGCACAAGATCACGGGAGGCACGAGGACATGCGGCAAAGGTCCCAGGTTGGTCTACACAACAAAATGCCACAGTTAACGTGGTTATGGTCCTTTGTCAAAGGAGCGACCAAGATGGGCCTGAtgtgctcctcttcctcattacATATTGTGGCGCATACATTGAGTTCAGCAAGGATACATGCATGCCTTTAGGTTTGTGAATAAGAGAGATGTACATGTTGCTCAGTCAGCtattgcacagac includes the following:
- the LOC118119510 gene encoding cystatin-F, with product MFALFCIVVFASSGRVLPAAGRLMPGQPHAVPTNGTKVLAAARFAVFEFNRVNAEEQFEIVNITSAKIQVVAGINYILEVQLGSRTCRRNGTRTLWEPCDLSSKRLQCKFVVTEIPWKDSRELTTKKCRSPA